The nucleotide sequence GGTGCGGGGGCCCCGCCGATGACGGCCTGCCCCGGCGTCGCCGCGGCCACGACCCCCGCGAGGGCGGCGAGACCCGCGAGCGCCGCACGGCGGCGGGGGCGGCGGACACGGCTGGACGTTCGGTACGGATCGGTGACGAACGGCATGGATGCCCTCCTGCGAACTGCTCGACCGGGACTCGGTCCGTCACCGTGGCACCGCGGGGGGTTTCAATTCCCTAACAGGCGTGCGGGTTTGCCGCGCGGGATGCGGTCGCGGAGGGCGCGGCGGGGTGCGTTCGCCGGGGCGTCCGGCGGGCCGGCGGCAGTGCGGCGTGGTGGTTCCTACTCCTCGGTGGGCAGCCAGGTGCCGTGCAGGCCGAGGGGGACGCGGACGGGGATGCGGACGCGGGCCACCGGGCCGCCGGCGGGGTCGGCGGCCGGGAGGACGAGGAGCCAACTCGTGCCGTCGGTACGGTCGGTGGCGAAGGTCAGCCAGTGGCCCCGGGCGCTGTCGTGGGTGCCGGGAACGGGTGCGAAGACGGGTTCGCCCACGGAGAGGTCGCCGGCCGCCCAGGTACGGCCGGTGACGGAGCCGCTCCCGGTGTCGTACCAGCGCAGGGCGTCGTACTCGCCGGGCAGCAGACCGTCGACGCGGCCGCTGTCCGCGGCGACGGCGAGGTGCCGGTGCGGGCTGCCGATGGACCGGTCGTCGATGCGGGGCAGTTCCACGCGCGTGTCGTCGAGCCGCGTGCGCCGTACGGAGCCGGCGGCCGGGTCGATGACGGCACGGGTCAGGCCGTGGTGCGCGCCGCCGGGCGCGGGGCCTGGTCCGGGTCCCAGGGAGAGGGCCGGCCACTGGACGTAGTCCAGGACGACGCGCCCGTCGTCGGGAGCGTCGTAGGCGTTCACGGTGTGCCACAGCCAGTACGCCTCGTCGTCGGCCCAGCGGACGGGGCCGCCGTCGCGGGGGATCAGCGCGACATGTGTGCCGCGCTCCGGGCGCCAGGCGAGGAAGGAACCACCGCTCATCGCCGCGGCGATGTCGAAGTACGCCGGTGCCAGGACGAGCACGAGGTAGCGGTCGGTGAGGGCCATGTCGTGGATCATCTGCGGTTCGTCGACCCCGTCCACGGGTGTGGGACCGCGGCGGACGGCGCCGTCCGGGCCGATGAGCGACCACGTCAGGAAGGGCGGTTCCAGGGCGTAGCAGAAGACGGCCATCTCACCGGTCGTCGGATCGATCTTGGGGTGGGCGGTGATGCCGGCGGGCAGGCGTCCGTCGAAGGTCTCCTTGCCCAGGGTGTCCAGGCCCGCGCTCATCCGGAACGGGCAGTCGGACTCGGCGAGTGCGAGCAGGCGTCCGGCGTGCTGGACGACGTTGATGTCGGGCAGCGGTTTGAAGACGCCCGCGAGTTCGTCCCCGACCTCGTCCGGACCCGGGACGATCATGGACTCCAGGCCGCCCCACAGCGCATGCCCGGCCTTCTCCTCCGCGCGCAGGGCGGGGGTGCGGACGAAGCGGTTGCGGTAGCGTGCGCGGCCCTCCGACAGCCATACCCCGTGGATCATGCCGTCGCCGTCCAGCGGGTAGAGGTAGCTGCCGATCGGGGTGAACCGGGGATTGGGGCCGTTGCGCAGGTAGACGCCGTCGAGGTCGGCGGGCAACTCCCCGTCGACCTGGAGATCCACCGCGTCGACCTCCTCGGTCACGGGAGCGAAGCAGCCGGTGAGGTGGGCTACGCGCGTGGGGTCGAAGGCCGTCGTGCGAGTGGTCATGCGTTCCTCCGGACCGAGCGGGCCCCCTCCTGAACCAGTGAAGTACCAGCGGCAGCGAGCCGCCACCCGCGTACGAGCCCGGAGAAGTAGGGACGGTCCGGGCGCTCACACGTTCAACATCAAGGTGGTCGGGCAGCCCGGAGCGGGTTCCCGGAAGGGGAGCTGACCGGCCGGTCCCGACGCGCTGCGGATGCGGTGGTGTCCGTGTGTCCGGGATCCTGGGGGCGGGATGCCGATCGTCTGTGTCGCTGCCGTTCTGGTCGCCGCGAACCTGATCAACAACAGCGCGGCGGGCGGACCCGTCGCGTACGTCCTGACGTGTGCCGCGGCGACGGCCGTGCTGCTGCTGATCGCCCGCTGGGACGGGCTGACCGCGGCCGATCTGGGGCTCGACGCGGCGGGGGTGCGCCGGGGGCTGCGGTGGGCGCCCGTCCTGGCGGGAACCGTCCTCTTGGTCTACCTGCTCCTGCTCGCCGTACCGGCCGGCCGTGAGGTGTTCACGGACACGCGGGCGGCCGGCCTGACCGGCGGGCAGGTGCTGTGGCAGGCGCTGGTGCGGGTGCCGCTGGGCACCGTGCTGCTGGAGGAGACGGCCTTCCGCGGTGTGCTGTGGGCCATGGGGCGGCGCCGGCACGGCACGGGGTGGGCCACCGCCGTGTCGTCACTGCTGTTCGGGCTGTGGCATCTGCTGCCGTCCCGCGGCCTCAACAGCGCCAATGCGGCCGTGGGCACTGCCTTCGGCGGCGGCCCGGCGGGCGTGGGACCGACCGTGGCGGTGGCCGTCCTCGCCATGACCGGTGCAGGGGTGGTGCTGTGCGAGCTGCGGCGCCGTTCGGGCAGCCTGGTGGCGCCCGCCGCACTGCACTGGGCGGTCAACGGTTTCGGTTACGC is from Streptomyces cadmiisoli and encodes:
- a CDS encoding carotenoid oxygenase family protein; protein product: MTTRTTAFDPTRVAHLTGCFAPVTEEVDAVDLQVDGELPADLDGVYLRNGPNPRFTPIGSYLYPLDGDGMIHGVWLSEGRARYRNRFVRTPALRAEEKAGHALWGGLESMIVPGPDEVGDELAGVFKPLPDINVVQHAGRLLALAESDCPFRMSAGLDTLGKETFDGRLPAGITAHPKIDPTTGEMAVFCYALEPPFLTWSLIGPDGAVRRGPTPVDGVDEPQMIHDMALTDRYLVLVLAPAYFDIAAAMSGGSFLAWRPERGTHVALIPRDGGPVRWADDEAYWLWHTVNAYDAPDDGRVVLDYVQWPALSLGPGPGPAPGGAHHGLTRAVIDPAAGSVRRTRLDDTRVELPRIDDRSIGSPHRHLAVAADSGRVDGLLPGEYDALRWYDTGSGSVTGRTWAAGDLSVGEPVFAPVPGTHDSARGHWLTFATDRTDGTSWLLVLPAADPAGGPVARVRIPVRVPLGLHGTWLPTEE
- a CDS encoding CPBP family intramembrane glutamic endopeptidase yields the protein MPIVCVAAVLVAANLINNSAAGGPVAYVLTCAAATAVLLLIARWDGLTAADLGLDAAGVRRGLRWAPVLAGTVLLVYLLLLAVPAGREVFTDTRAAGLTGGQVLWQALVRVPLGTVLLEETAFRGVLWAMGRRRHGTGWATAVSSLLFGLWHLLPSRGLNSANAAVGTAFGGGPAGVGPTVAVAVLAMTGAGVVLCELRRRSGSLVAPAALHWAVNGFGYALAWAAPRWWPPV